A single window of Trueperaceae bacterium DNA harbors:
- a CDS encoding sodium-translocating pyrophosphatase translates to MDLLITLVPLAAILALVAAFVLARSIMAAPTGDARMVEISDAVRQGAAAYMNRQYRTIAIVAVIIAAVFAVVALTSGNDHDRTLWWWTTAGFAIGALFSAISGFVGMNVAVRANVRVAQAARGGLAGALRIAFSGGAVAGLAVAGLALLGVSGFFWLFHVVLGLSNPVEPLVGFAFGASLISLFARVGGGIYTKAADVGADLVGKVEAGIPEDDPRNPAVIADNVGDNVGDCAGMGADLFETYAVTAIGAVFLGYLLPGTGAVTNLVLYPLLLGAIAIIASIIGTQFVRLPEGSNNIMGALYKGVFVSAGISVVAFGVLTYAMFNGFDFSVLGRDMGWGSLFVASLVGIVVTIAMMFITEYYTSTRFAPVRRVAKASETGSATNIISGLAVGMQSTALPVIVLVLAIFVAYSIAGLYGIAVAAVAMLSVTGMVVAMDTYGPITDNAGGIAEMADLPANVRANTDALDAVGNTTKAVTKGYAIGSAALAALVLFADFAERLKLVDPVKFGAGAFRLDDPIILVGLLIGAMLPFLFSAFLMESVGKAAGSVIEEVRRQFRTIKGIMEGKAKPDYGKAVDIVTAAALREMALPGIIAVAAPLVVGFLFGPLALGGLLIGVIGSGLMMALMMSNGGGAWDNAKKYIEDGNHGGKGSDAHAASVVGDTVGDPYKDTAGPSINPLIKVINTVALIFAGVIAVAGGWFLF, encoded by the coding sequence ATGGACCTGTTGATCACCCTAGTTCCGCTGGCCGCCATCTTGGCGCTGGTGGCAGCCTTCGTGTTGGCGCGCAGCATCATGGCCGCGCCGACAGGCGACGCGCGCATGGTCGAGATCTCCGACGCCGTGCGCCAGGGCGCCGCTGCGTACATGAACCGCCAGTACCGCACCATCGCCATCGTGGCCGTGATCATCGCAGCCGTGTTCGCCGTCGTGGCGCTCACGTCGGGCAACGACCACGACCGCACGCTGTGGTGGTGGACGACGGCCGGCTTCGCCATCGGCGCGCTCTTCAGCGCCATCAGCGGCTTCGTCGGCATGAACGTCGCAGTCCGCGCCAACGTCCGCGTCGCCCAGGCCGCGCGCGGCGGGCTGGCCGGCGCGCTGCGCATAGCGTTCAGCGGCGGCGCCGTCGCTGGCCTCGCCGTCGCGGGCCTCGCGCTCCTCGGCGTCTCGGGCTTCTTCTGGCTCTTCCACGTGGTCCTTGGGCTCTCCAACCCCGTCGAACCCCTCGTCGGCTTCGCGTTCGGAGCCTCCCTCATCAGCCTCTTCGCCCGCGTGGGCGGCGGCATCTACACGAAGGCCGCCGACGTCGGCGCCGACCTCGTCGGCAAGGTCGAGGCGGGCATCCCCGAGGACGACCCCCGCAACCCGGCCGTGATCGCCGACAACGTCGGCGACAACGTCGGCGACTGCGCGGGCATGGGCGCCGACCTGTTCGAGACCTACGCCGTCACCGCCATCGGCGCCGTCTTCCTCGGCTACCTGCTCCCCGGCACTGGCGCGGTCACGAACCTCGTCCTCTACCCGCTCCTCCTCGGGGCCATCGCCATCATCGCGAGCATCATCGGCACGCAGTTCGTGCGCCTGCCGGAAGGCTCGAACAACATCATGGGCGCCCTGTACAAGGGCGTGTTCGTGAGCGCCGGCATCAGCGTCGTGGCGTTCGGCGTCCTCACCTACGCCATGTTCAACGGCTTCGACTTCAGCGTCCTCGGCCGCGACATGGGCTGGGGCTCGCTGTTCGTCGCCAGCCTCGTCGGCATCGTGGTGACCATCGCCATGATGTTCATAACCGAGTACTACACGAGCACGCGCTTCGCGCCCGTCAGGCGCGTGGCCAAGGCGTCCGAGACCGGCAGCGCGACCAACATCATCTCCGGCCTCGCCGTCGGCATGCAGTCGACCGCCCTCCCCGTCATCGTCCTCGTGCTCGCCATCTTCGTCGCCTACTCGATCGCGGGCCTCTACGGCATCGCCGTGGCCGCCGTCGCCATGCTCTCCGTCACCGGCATGGTCGTAGCCATGGACACCTACGGCCCCATCACCGACAACGCGGGCGGCATCGCCGAGATGGCCGACCTGCCTGCCAACGTGCGCGCCAACACCGACGCGCTCGACGCCGTCGGCAACACCACCAAGGCCGTCACCAAGGGCTACGCCATCGGCTCCGCCGCGCTGGCCGCCCTCGTGCTCTTCGCCGACTTCGCCGAGCGCCTCAAGCTCGTCGACCCCGTCAAGTTCGGCGCCGGCGCCTTCCGACTCGACGACCCCATCATCCTCGTCGGCCTCCTCATCGGCGCCATGCTGCCCTTCCTGTTCAGCGCGTTCCTCATGGAGTCCGTCGGCAAGGCCGCCGGCTCCGTGATCGAGGAAGTGCGCAGGCAGTTCCGCACCATCAAGGGCATCATGGAAGGCAAGGCGAAGCCCGACTACGGCAAGGCCGTCGACATCGTGACTGCCGCGGCCCTGCGCGAGATGGCGCTCCCCGGCATCATCGCCGTGGCCGCGCCCCTCGTCGTCGGCTTCCTGTTCGGGCCCCTCGCCCTCGGCGGACTGCTGATCGGCGTCATCGGCTCCGGCCTGATGATGGCGCTCATGATGAGCAACGGCGGCGGCGCGTGGGACAACGCCAAGAAGTACATCGAGGACGGCAACCACGGCGGCAAGGGCTCCGACGCCCATGCCGCGAGCGTGGTAGGCGACACGGTCGGCGACCCGTACAAGGACACGGCCGGCCCGTCGATCAACCCGCTCATCAAGGTCATCAACACCGTGGCGCTCATCTTCGCCGGCGTGATCGCGGTGGCGGGGGGTTGGTTCTTGTTCTGA
- a CDS encoding ferredoxin family protein: MAYVITEPCIGVKDASCVDVCPVECIYEADDQFYINPEECIDCGACVPACPVDAIYPEMDVPEDWASYIEKNTRLSGL, encoded by the coding sequence ATGGCTTACGTCATCACCGAACCCTGCATCGGCGTCAAGGACGCCTCGTGCGTGGACGTCTGCCCTGTGGAGTGCATCTACGAGGCCGACGACCAGTTCTACATCAACCCGGAAGAGTGCATAGACTGCGGTGCCTGCGTCCCGGCCTGCCCGGTGGACGCCATCTACCCCGAGATGGACGTGCCGGAGGACTGGGCCTCGTACATCGAGAAGAACACGCGTCTATCGGGCCTATGA